Below is a genomic region from Balaenoptera ricei isolate mBalRic1 chromosome 3, mBalRic1.hap2, whole genome shotgun sequence.
gcacacgggcttagttgctctgcggcatgtgggatcttcccggaccagggctcgaacctgtgtcccctgcactggcaggtgaattcttaaccactgcaccaccagggaaacccgtcttaaatactttaaaaagagagactcttagaatttttttcctaagtatttatttatttatattttggccgcGTTAAGTCccagttgcagcactcaggctctctagttgtggtgcatgggcttacgTTGCTCTGCGGCCCGTGGggtcctagctccctgaccagggattgaactggtgTCTACTGCATTGCaggatggattcttaaccactggaccaccaggggagtcccagagAGACTCTTAGAATTTTGCAATCACAAAGTGTGTAGGAGCAGAAAATTCTAGAATTCCAGAATCCAGAATTGAAAACCATTGactctcgggaattccctgggggtccaggggttaggattccgcatttccactgcaggggcacgggtttgatccctggtgggtcggggaactaagattccacaagccgtgtggcgcgGCCAAACAAATAAACGAAAAAGAAAGCCATGGACTCTCAAGGCTGGAAGTCACTTTCCCGATCAGCTAAGCCAGCTGCCTCGCTTTACAGAGGATAAAGCTGAGGCCCAGCAAGGGCCAAGACACATCCAACCACACACACAAGCCAGGGATGCAGCCAGCTTTCTCCAGAGCCCACCTCATGCATTTTCCCCACTCTGCATGACACCCCATTATAGGCCAAACCATAGGGGCCGGAGACCCAGGTTGACACGATGGGGTCCTGCTCTCTCTCGGCGGTTCCCGAGGGCCTTGGGCACGTGCCTGGCCTGTATCAGGCAGAATGAAGGACCACCCGGGCTCCCAGACCCAAGAGACGCCCATTTTTCTCCAGCTGGCAGGACCCACCCACTGCCTGCCTCCGGGGCGGTGTGTTATGGCTGtcctgcctgccccccacccctccagtgATGAGGGGGCCAATTACCAATTAGCAGAGGCAGGGTAGCAGAGGCACCAGGCTGTGAGTTGTTGGCAGCTGTAAGGGAGCGAGAGTGAGCGGGCACAGGTCCAGCTCCCCACAGCTGGCTTCCCCATCACTGAACAGCTGCTTGGAACCCTGGGACCACTGCCAATTTTAGAACCTGCAAGATGAAGGGGTTGGGGGCTCTGGGTCTCGTCTTAGTCACAGGAGAAGGCGCCTTTGGCTGGGGTTCATGTCAGTTATACAGACCTGAAAGCACATCCTCATTCTGCCattcacttgctgtgtgaccttgggcaagtgacttgacccttctgtgcctgtttccttagTCATCAAAATTCAGCTAATAGTGCTTTCCTCATCAGATTAGGTGAATTTAAAGTGATTATATCTAAAGAGTTTATTGCAGggtctggaacatagtaagtcCTCAGCAAACATAAGTGGTTATTATTGTGTCTATGATGCTGATTATTCAGCAAGACTCAAAAATTCAGGCCCgtgtaagtttttgtttgtttgttttggtttggtttttttcctttcctttctttctgaaacagggaagggagagggaagctgAGGGGAGAAACGCCTTTGTTCAAAGCAGGGCCCAGCTGTTGCCTGGGTGTGTGACTCCAGGCAAGTGACTCaggctctctgaggctcagttttcttGGGATTGACACAGTGTAGACGCTCAAAAAACAGGAGCCATGTGGACGATAGATCCCATGGTCAGGATgatggagctcgtggtggtgctgGTGAAGTTCCTGGTGAAGATGGTGGAGCTCAAAAGGAGGATGATGGAGCTCGTGTTCAGGGTGATGGGACTAAGGGTGGGGATGATAAGGCTTGTGATGGGAACGGTGGAGCCTATGATGGCAGCAATGGGGCTCATGACAAGGGTGGTGCAGCTCATGGTGGGGATGATGGAGCTCATGATGAGAAAATCCCGTTGGCAGTTATTTCACAATAACCCAGCAAGATAGGAATGATTAGTATCCTTTTTTCAaaagaggaaacaggttcagagcaAATCCCTGCCTGAACTCACACAGCATGGCAGGGGCAAGAACCCTGAGGTCCCACACGGGGTAGAGGGGCTCTTACCGTGAAGGGGTGCAGGAAGCTGTACTCGAACGTGAGCTCCCCTGAGACGTAGGTTTCTTCTCGGCAGATGGCTGGCTACTGAACTGGAGCTTCTCAGGTGAGCTCCGCCCACGTGCCCCTCatccagccccgccccgccccccgtgcCCCGCCCCCAGTCAGACCGCCCACAAACCACCACCGCCTCCCCAGGGCTCTCCTTCGCACTGCTGGTGACTGGGGCCGTGGCCGTGGCCGCTTTCGCTCTGGGCGCCTGGATCTggggccgccgccgctgccggaACCGAGACGCAGGTAAGGAACCGCGCAGGTAGCCGCTCGGAGGGCGGACGCTTCCCACGAGCACCGCCATCCACTGGCGACCCCGCCCCCGCGTGGCGGAGGCGGGAACTGCAGCTGCTTGACAAGGATGGAACGCAGACCCTTCTGACTTTGATACCTGCCCCTTTTGGAAGGAGCGAGGGTGAGGCTGGGAGGCAGAGAAGGGGAATAGATGGGGAAGGCTGGCCCCTACACCCATGTTTTTCAGAGGCATCGACaaagcctccagaaagtgggctggAGAGGGCCAGGCTCTCTTAAGTGATTCTCCCCTCTTGGTGTCATACCCCCCTCCTTCCAAGGCAGGGAATCCACTCTACAGCAATGCCCTATACCAGCCCCGGAGGGCTCCAAGGAAGAGTGAGGCATGGCCTGTGTAGGGGAAGGTGCTGGACATCTCCAGCAAGAATCAGAAGGGCCAAAGCTTCTATTCGATCTCTTTCCcctggccccccacccccaagcggCCTCTGGCTCCCAAAtcttcctccagccccaggcccagTCACCCCATCTCTGCAGCTGGAGTCCCTCCTGGCCCAGGCTCCTCTGGGCAGCCAAGGCCAAGAGGATTCCTTGAAGTGGGAAGACGAATCAGAACCcccagagacccagagaggacCCCTCAGCAGCTACGTAAAGATGTGACTTATTCCAAGAGGATCACCAAGTCCAGCAGTTCATCCTGAGACACGCCCCCTCCTCATTTCTATGAGGCTGGACCTCTCCCTTGCCCACAGAACACCCAATAAAGGCTCATGAAGAAAGCAAAGCCAGAATTTGTGGCAATTTGGGAGTGCTAAAGAGATCTGAGGAGTCATCAGGGGGGTCTCAGAGGACCACCGTGGTGAGGGGGCTCTTTGACGACTCGCAAGCCTTCCGCCTCTTATCCTTGGAGAGACATGTCCAATTAGCAGAGAAGTGATGCCCCTGGCTTCAAAACAGTGCCCGGAGCTGGACgcacccccctccccagctggtatctccctctcccccaggcaGGCTTGGAGTTGGGTGCGGGGGGAGATCGGGGCTTCCTGGCATTTATCAGCCCCCCGGGGTCTCCTGCCCGACTGTCACCTTGAAGTGACATCAGCTGGgcctggctcccctcccccacttctgcTGTTTCCATGGGGACAGATGTCCTTTCTGCAGCATCAGCCCTTGCCCGCCCACCCGCTCGCCCGCCCGCCCACCCGTGATAGGGAGGAGGGGCAGCGTGGGGGCAGGGTTGGCCTGAGAGCCTCGCCCCCTCGGTTTCTCCATCTTTTTAATCTGCTGGTCTCCATCCACTGTCTCTGGGTTTTTATCTGcctccatgcctctctctccctgcctgtcTCCAGCTCTCTGAATTCTGGTCCCTCCCTGTGAGCCATTCAGGCTCCAACCCCAGCTCCATCCCCAAAACAAGGAGCTGGGGATGCTCTTCCCCCTCCAAGGGTCTGCCTCCACTCTCCCTTCTGAGGGGCTGAGATCCCTACCTCCCAGAAAGGACACTTGAAACACacaataacttatttattttccagGCCAGAGGAGGGCTTCGAGACAAAATTCTGATCCGTAGAACCCAGAAGGAGGCTGAGCAGGGCGGCTCTGATGAAGACCCAGAgcctggaggggcaggggggTCTCTCCATCCAGCCTCCTCCAGGACTGGAAAGACCTCCACCATTTGCAACCACTGATCTGGGTCCTCACAGCCCAGGGCGGGGGGCTGAGGCTCAGTCAGGGGGTCTGTGAGACCACGGGGTACAGCAGGGCCAGATGCTCAGCGCCCTGCACGGGCAGTGGGCGGGAGCTATAATGGAGCACCAGCTCTGGCACGCTGGGGAAGGGGCCGCTGTGCTGACCCAGCACGAACTGGTTCTCTCGGATCCGAGCAAACTTCAGATGCAGGAAGCCCTGGCTGCTCCTGGAGACAGGGGTCAGAGGGGGTACCCAGCACTCCAGACCCGCCCACACTCTCCAACCCTAAAGCCACCCCCTCATGGCCCCCAGGAGCCCGACGTTGGCATCCCCTAATATTTCTGATTAACAGCCACTTGGCGTCAAGCTCTTGGCTAGTTCCACACCGCGGGGATGCCTTCCGAGCTTGTCCCCTATCAAGACAGGCTGGAGCTCCTACCAGGTGGAGGTCCCTCCCCAGGAACACAGAAGGCACTTTCTCTCCAAACCTCTTGACACCTTGTGCTACCTGTCCTGTCCTGGGCTCCTCACTAGTTACCCTCAGTCTAGGGTCCCTGGTTCCCCATCTCACTCAAGCCCTAGATCTACTGTATGGCTTCCTCTCCATCTTCTTGCATACCTCCAGTGACAGGGAGTTCATTCTCAGTCGGAACCAAGCCGGTGGCCTCTCTGGAAGCCCCACCCTCTGGCCTAGAAGCCCCGCCCACGGGTCCCATAAGTCCCACCCCCTGGCCTGAAAGCTCTGTCCATCAGCCCTGGAAGTCCCGCCCACTGGCTGCTGGAGACACACCCCTCTGCTCCGGAAAGCATGCAGTCCTGTGACCCTCTGTCCCTCCAGGGGACTGCGGTCTCACCTGAGGGATAGGGAGCAGTCTTGGGGGCTGGTCTCGCTGAGCCGCACGAGGTAGCTGCCTTCCTTGCAGAGCGACAGGAGGTTCTCGGCGTCTGCCCGGCTCAGCGGGCCGTGAAACCACCtagggggtggggacagaggtcTCCTGAAGGGCAATCCCGCTTTCCAACACGTCCTGGGGCTGGATGCAGGCACAGCTCTTTCAAGGACTTGTGACGTTCAGGCAAACAAGTGAGACAAATTCCTTTGGATTTCTCAAGAGGAGCCTGGTTTTCAGGCAGACAAGGTTCTCCCTGGGAGGGAACTGAACCCAGGTCAACCTGGAGCTGCTCCTTCCAATTCAGCACATATCCCGACCTTGATTTTTACAGCCTCCCTCAGCTGGGTCTCCAAGTGTCCTCAACCCCTCCCTAATCCCCCAACTCGAATCACTTGCATATCACTTTCATGAGATTCACCACATCCTGTATCCCCAACCCACCTGTACCAtttgttacataatatttttctttaatgtgctCAAAGAGAAGTTAGCAGTGGGAGCAAAGTGTCAAAGACAGATGAGCACCAAACAGTTGTTTGTATTGAAAGAAAATACCCTGTGCTTGTGTTAATTAGGCAGTTCTGTACTGCCCACCTAAGAGGTTTGGGAATGACTGTGATAAACACACCCTGGTACTCacagggctgggctctgggggctCGGGGAGTTCCCTGAGAAGCTCTTAGactggagagacacagagagcacCCAGACTCTCCCAGCTTGCGAGCTTCACCCAGCCTAAAGTTGGGACCCCTTCAAAATCCTGCTCCTCCCACTTTCACCACAAGATCTCCTGGGGGTGAGAAAGATGTCTGTCTCTTTGCTCTCAGGCTTATAAACCCCACtcgagggaagggaggaaatccCCTTTTATTCTGTGTGAGGCAGGCACTGTCTTGGAGGTGTTGAGCCCaaggtttagagaggttaagtgacttgcccaaggccacacagccaaaaGATAGAgaagggatttgaacccagaatcTGACGCCGGAGGGAATGGAGACGCCATCTGATTCTGCTTTGCACCGAGCTGGGTGTCTGGCCCACAGCAGGCGCTGTAAGCCAGCGAAGATTAGTtgaagaactaaatgaagtgaatAAGTGAAAGTTCCTCCAGCCCCCCTGGCCCAAGGAATCTGTGGCTagtgtggggcagggagggattcAACTCCATCTTCAACTTCCCCACTCACGGCTGTTTTTCCAGAGGCAGGGCCGGGTCCACGCGCTCTGCAGGCTGGGGGCTTCTGGGCGGGAGTCTCCGGAGTTCCTTGGCTGAGCCTGAGGTTCTTTCCCACTCCGGACCGTCAAACTGCACTGGAGAAGGTTTAAAGAGAAAATGGTTAAGTCCCGCCTACCTcaagagggtggggtgggggcaagcCAGTGGAATTTCAGTAGGAAGGCGGTGCCAGCTTAGGGCAACCTATCAGAACCCAGAAGAGGAGGGGTTGGGCTTAAGGCTGGGGCGGGATTGGTACTCGAGCAACCAATTAGCCTTCAGAAGAAAGGGGTGTGGTCATTCTTGAATCTGGTGGCATGGAAGGGTGGGCAGTTCCCTGAGTGATAAATCAGAGAACAGGGGGTGTGGCtagaggggtgggtgggaagtTCTGCCTGATTTTGGCCAACTCATAGAGGTAGAAAACCACCCCCAATACACAGACAGGTAGACTGAGACACTGAGCTCCAATTTCCCTCACAGTCATACAACTTCTGGGGCAGATTTGGGTACGCACAACTCTTCCTGGtccaagttatttttttctttttttttttttttggccgcaccatgcagcatgtgggatcttagttccccgaccagggatcgaacccgcgccccctgcaatggaaaaacgaagtcttaaacactggaccactagggaagtccaggttattttatttcttaaagctgACCTTATTATTCCctctttacaaaagaggaaactgaggttcagagacttATCCAAGCTTACCCAACTCAGTTACGAATTGACTCCAGGAAATGCTACCTTCTTCCACAACGGCTCCTGTGTAATTGAGCACTTTAGAACTCAATTTACAAGTACCCTATTCGATAGGTACTAgaatgatccccattttacaggtaagggaaCTGAGACTCAGGGAGATAAAGGTATTTGCCCAAGTGACACAAACCCAGATCTAGTCTAACATCAAAGCCTATTCTTGCACTATACTGAGCAGAATGAGTAGGTTCCATTGCACTCTGAAAGGGGTttcagggaattccttggcagtccagtggttaggactctgcgctttcactgccgagggcctgggttcaatccctggtcggggaactaaaatcccgcaagccacgcggtgcggaatgaatgaatgagtgaatgaatgaatgaataaataaataaataaatagggtttCAGTTTCCAAGGAAGTTACAGATTCTCCTGGGAAGATTATGACTATTAGTCATTCACACTTTAGTGAGAATTAACAAACTACCAAAGTGACAGGTGATGGGGATTTACTCTGTAAGTTGAAACAGGGGATGTGACCAGAGCAGGAAATAGAGGGACGCAGGCATTCAGAGGTCAGGGTCAGAGAAGCACCTGCAAACGCCTTGGAGATGTGGTCTTTCTTCCACTCCCAGGGCTGGTCATACTCGTCTGCTGGCCGTTCATCCTCCTGGGGCAGCCGGCTCTGCCGAGGTTTCCACCCTGAAGGAGGCCCATCTCCCAGATCTTGGTCCTGCTCCTCATAGGGAGTGTCATACAGCTGCACCCTCCTGTATGGCAGTTCTGGGAGGCCGAGGACACTGGTCAGCTCCCACTCCCACCTGGGACCCTGTCACCTTCCCCCAAGCTCTGCCCACTCACCGCTCATGACTCGCTGGGCATCGTAGGGCTCCATGTAGCCGTCATCCGGGGGTGACGGGTGAGGCTGGGCATCAAAGGGGTCCGAGTACTCGGTGTCGACTTCCAACTGGAGACAGAAAGGAAGCGGAGGGAGTCAAGGGCTCAGGGGGACCAAGCCTAGTTCTGAATACCCCTGCTGGGCGATACTACACCTCTTGCCTGCTGTCTCTGGGCCATCTGATACATCCCCTCCAAGCAAGTAGTTTTCTCTTCCACCCGCGAGCCTTTGCAGATAGAGCTTCCCTTGCTCTCTTCCTCTGTGCTGTTCTGATTCTCCCTGACACAGACCCCTACCTCCCTCCTTCAATCATTTTAATGATTAGGTGCCAGTACTGTTCTAAAGGCTTCACATATATTTACTTGTAGTACCAACACTCAGTAAGtaccttatccccattttacagatgacaaaaccaaGGCATAGAGAGGGcaagtgacttgctcagggtcacacagctgataagtaaGAAGCAGTGTTTGGTCCTAGGTTGTCTGCTTCCCCGAGTCCCTGCTTCCTCCTACCTTTCTCTGTGCCATTAACCACTACCTGACACAGCCTACCATAACCCTCTTTGAagccttctctgtctctccactGAGGGTTTGGGGTGAACCCCCTGATCCTCTAGgaaaagtactgaaaaaaaaaaaaaaaaaagcatgggcaCTGGAGGCAGGTTTGGGTTCAAGTTCTAACAAGCtacagccatgtgaccttgggccagtcgcTTCtcttctgtgagcctcagtttccacttctgtaaaatgggagtaataagaGAGGAAGGGTGGAGAGTAGTGGTGAGGATGTTTAAGTGCCCACAGGAAACTGACTCACTCAGATGTGTTTAAGGAAGATCCCTTCAGCTGCTAAGAGGAAGGGAAGCTGTGCGGAGGGATCCAGAAGGGGGGAATCAGGAAGCAGGAGGACAGGGGCACAAAGCCagtcagagagggaggaggacaaCCAGCGCTGCGCAGTGAAAAGGGGCAGATATCAAACTCCACCAAGCGGATGGAGGATTGGGGAGTGTCCGGCTGGTGCCCTGGTCTTTCCCTGGGGTAACACATAAAACACGCTCCCCAAAGTCCTGGGGGAACCTAGCCTGGCCGCCCCATCCAGTCTCCTGGGGTCACCCAACCTCTGGGCCTTAGCCACGCACCTCTTCCCGGGGGCTGCCCAGCAAGACCTTGGCTCTGGCCATGTCGACTGCCTCCACCTTGATGAGTCGGTGCTTTGGGGAGTCGTGCTTGGTGTCTCCAGGGCCCTTGGAGTCCCCGGGCCCCGCGGAGTCGGTCTCTAGGCGGCCATCTGCATCCTCATAGGGATCCTCAAAGTCCAAATCTTTCTGCTCCCGGTAGGCCCGCAGGATGTCGCTGTCCGTGTAGTCGGGGGTGGGCGGCTGCGGAGGGGGCCTCCGACCGCCAAAGCTCAGGTAGTCTCGTAGCCACTTGGCCATTTGAGCGCGTGTCACCCCAAACCTGGCCACTGTCAGAAGAGGACCCACATGCCCTCTTCTGGGCCCCCTTCCTCGCAGAGTCCCcagggaggagcagggggagaaggaagggagaaagggaggaaggaggaggagaaagatcaGGTGTGACCCTTGGCTGGGCTCAGAGGAGGgtgaaaaggggagaaaaaggaggagacggaggagggaggaagggggaggaggagcaaAAGCGCACCTTAGCCCGGCTCTGGAAGGACGGCGGGGGAAGCGGGCGCCCCGTAGGGCCCTGAACGCTGAGCGCGGGGTCGTCCAGCCAGAGCGAGGGGCATCCGCGGAGTTTCCGCGGGCAGCGCGCTCTCCTTGCACGGCTCGGCCACCCGTTGCCTCCGGGAAGCTCCGGGATCCCCTCCTGGGGGCCGGGGGTGTGGGGGGGAAGCGCCGCCTGCGGACGCCCCCAAGCCCTGGCTCAGCCCGGACGCCTGGGTTCTCAGCGCAGCGGGCAGACTCCCCGGGGACTCGGGCGCCGCGCGCAAAGTTGGGCCGCGGGGACGGTGACCCCGGTGCGGCGCATCCTTTGTTGCGCTCCTCGCCGCTCCGGGGGGAGCCCCAATCCCGCGGCCCCCAGCCCGGCCGCCTCGATCCGGCCCCAGTCGCGggcacaaaggaaaataaaatctccAATCCCCCTTCACGCTTTCGGAGAGACTTTAGCCGCAGCCGCCGGCGCGCGCCCGGGAGGTGGGACTCTGGGGAGGGGGCTCTCAGACGGACGCCCCAGCCCCTACCAGCCCCGGGCCGGGTCCCGGGCAGCGACGTCAAGgcttccccgccccctcccctgccctccccctgcgcTCCCCTCGGAGGTGACTGAGACCTTCAGCTgttctggggagggaggggagcatctgcccggggagggaggggggatgcGGGGCGGGAGTCGCGGGGGCCGAGGCCGCGGCGGCTGGACAGTGACCCGGAGGACCGAGGCTGGCAGGAGCGAGCGAGGAGCACGGGACGTGGAAACCCACAGGGGCTGACCTTGCTCCGGAGAGCGAGAGGTGTTGAGacggggaagggggagagggaggggaggtggaaaTTGGCTGGGAAATGGAGGGCTGGACTTGACCGCGAGCAGGGGTGAAATTGACCAG
It encodes:
- the SHD gene encoding SH2 domain-containing adapter protein D isoform X1, with protein sequence MAKWLRDYLSFGGRRPPPQPPTPDYTDSDILRAYREQKDLDFEDPYEDADGRLETDSAGPGDSKGPGDTKHDSPKHRLIKVEAVDMARAKLEVDTEYSDPFDAQPHPSPPDDGYMEPYDAQRVMSELPYRRVQLYDTPYEEQDQDLGDGPPSGWKPRQSRLPQEDERPADEYDQPWEWKKDHISKAFAVQFDGPEWERTSGSAKELRRLPPRSPQPAERVDPALPLEKQPWFHGPLSRADAENLLSLCKEGSYLVRLSETSPQDCSLSLRSSQGFLHLKFARIRENQFVLGQHSGPFPSVPELVLHYSSRPLPVQGAEHLALLYPVVSQTP
- the SHD gene encoding SH2 domain-containing adapter protein D isoform X2, encoding MAKWLRDYLSFGGRRPPPQPPTPDYTDSDILRAYREQKDLDFEDPYEDADGRLETDSAGPGDSKGPGDTKHDSPKHRLIKVEAVDMARAKVLLGSPREELEVDTEYSDPFDAQPHPSPPDDGYMEPYDAQRVMSELPYRRVQLYDTPYEEQDQDLGDGPPSGWKPRQSRLPQEDERPADEYDQPWEWKKDHISKAFAVQFDGPEWERTSGSAKELRRLPPRSPQPAERVDPALPLEKQPWFHGPLSRADAENLLSLCKEGSYLVRLSETSPQDCSLSLRSSQGFLHLKFARIRENQFVLGQHSGPFPSVPELVLHYSSRPLPVQGAEHLALLYPVVSQTP